The following are encoded together in the Humulus lupulus chromosome 5, drHumLupu1.1, whole genome shotgun sequence genome:
- the LOC133778865 gene encoding protein DEFECTIVE IN MERISTEM SILENCING 3-like, whose protein sequence is MKDIIGVVALLGRVQYSQLSRILSEYLGVDQMLAVVTRSFESAAHLEMYTHTGEVDRSNALHAEAAILGKSINGRFTVICLDNISLDNPYRGGFEDHPQGKLALPLPCFIDGTIPKGFLGFAVNMIDLDEDQLSITNNSGNGLRETVFYRLLGQLQVYQTREDMLAASACIKHGAVSLDGGILKENGVMSFGFSDPGVCFQVVTTNNEIPLSQENLKLLQDQKSELKTIDDKIKQNAKQHGQVLNYYAKTKKKLSKLMDDVERNL, encoded by the exons ATGAAAGACATAATAGGGGTGGTTGCTCTACTTGGTAGAGTTCAATATAGCCAGCTTAGCAG GATATTGTCAGAATATTTGGGTGTAGATCAAATGCTAGCTGTTGTCACCAGATCTTTTGAATCTGCTGCTCATCTTGAAATGTATACACATACTGGTGAAGTTGATCGCAGCAATGCTCTTCATGCTGAAGCAGCCATTCTTGGGAAATCCATAAATGGTCGATTTACTGTTATATGCCTTGACAATATAAG CCTTGACAATCCATACAGAGGTGGCTTTGAAGATCACCCTCAGGGGAAGCTGGCTTTACCACTTCCTTGTTTTATTGATGGAACTATTCCAAAAGGTTTTCTGGGATTTGCTGTAAATATGATTGATTTAGATGAAGATCAGCTATCCATAACAAACAATTCAGGCAATGGTCTTAGAGAGACGGTATTCTATCGCCTTCTTGGTCAGCTCCAAGTTTACCAAACCAGGGAAGACATGCTAGCAGCCAGTGCTTGTATAAAACACGGCGCTGTATCACTAGATGGTGGAATCTTGAAAGAAAATGGTGTAATGTCTTTTGGATTTAG TGACCCCGGAGTATGTTTTCAAGTTGTCACGACAAACAATGAAATACCTCTTTCTCAAGAAAATTTGAAGCTGCTCCAAGACCAGAAATCAGAGTTGAAAACCATCGATGATAAGATAAAACAAAATGCCAAACAGCATGGGCAAGTTTTAAACTATTATGCAAAGACAAAGAAAAAGTTAAGCAAGTTGATGGACGATGTGGAACGGAACCTATGA